The window CAGACCCAAAGAGGCTCATTGACTTTTGTGAAGGCAACAACGTTGAGACCTTCTTCCTCATCCCCGATCGGAACTGGAACCTCCCTGACGATGAGGAGCGGAAACTCAAGGTCCGCAAGCTCTACGAGTTCGTGGAAACGGCAAGGAAATACCATTTCCCCATTTTCGTCGGGACGGAGCTCAACCGCTACGGCCAGAAGTTCGTCGACGACTTCGATTCCCCCTACCTTGCGCCTTTAGCTCCCTTTTTCCTTGAGAGCGCCTGGGTGCTCTGGGGCCATGCGGTGCTTGAGCTCTCCTCAAGGCGCGGGTACGCAAGTGCATGGGCAAGAAAGACCTTCAAGACCCGCGAGGAGAAGAACCGCTTCTTTGCCCGGGTGGGAATGGCAACCCCGGCCACCTACGAGGCGCTGGAGGAAATCGGAAGGCGCAGTACCGAAGCCCTCCTACAGGAATTTGGATCTTAAGACCTCATGGATTGCCTCAAGGGCCTTTGAAGCCCTCTCGTGGATGACAAAGCGGGCCTTCCAGTCAAAGGGCGTCGGCGTGAGGTTGATGATGCCAAGAAGGGGCGCATAGGAGGGGAGGAAGTTCGCCGGGGACACCTGGAGACTCGAGCCGATGACAAGAAGAGGAAGGCGGTGAGCAAGCTCTGTGGCCTCCTCAAAAGAAGGAGGGAGCATGTCCCCGAAGAGCACGACATCCGGCCGGATCATCCCGCCGCAGGGACAGCGGGGTGGAATCTCGCCCCGGGCGACTTTCTCCTCAAGGACCGAAATGGGAAAAGTTGCCCGACACATGATGCAGTGGCCCGAGCGGAGGTGTCCGTGGATTTCAAGGACCCGCTGGGAACCTGCCTCGGTGTGGAGGCCATCGATGTTCTGGGTGACGATGGCCTCCACAATCCCGAGCTTCTCCCATTCGGCAAGAATCTCGTGGGCTCTGTTCGGGCAGGCGTCTTTAAAGCGCATGAGGACCCGAAAGCCCACTCCGAAGAAGACCTGAGGGCGATTGAAGAGGGCTTCCCGCGAGAGAACCTCGATGGGGTCGTACCTTTCCCAGAGGCCTGTCTGGGGCGTTCGGAAGTCGGGAATGCCGCTTTCGGTGGAGATTCCCGCTCCCGTGAGGACAAGCCAGGGCTTTCTCTCCCAGAGGAGGGCGGCAACTTCCTGAGGGTTCCAGGACATCTTCAGCGCTTCTTCTTCCCGTTCTGATACCTCTTGAGGTCTGAGAGCTTCTCCTGGCTCTGCTTGAGGAACCGGTTCATCTTCTGCTCGAAGCTCGCCCGGCTCCGCTCGAGCTTCTCCAGGTACTCCTGGTCTTCATTCACCCGCTTGATGGAGAGATCAATCTTCCCATCAGGGGAAATACCGATAACTTTCACCTTCACCTGGTCGTTGATTTTGAGGTAATCGTTCACGTCCTTCACGAAGTGGTGGGCGATTTCGGAGATATGCACGAGGCCCCGTTTCCCATCCTCAAGTTCGACAAAAGCTCCAAAACGGGTGATACCAACGACCTTCCCTTCCACGATGCTACCGACTTCCACCATGAACAAGCATCTATCCTCCCTTTCTGAAATTGAGCATATTATACTCACAGCCCTTTTTCGGTGTCAACAAGGGGCGGGAGTGTTCCTAAAATCAAGAAGAGGTAATGGAAGGGGGATGGGAGGAAAAAAGGTGACAAAAAGAAAAGACATCCACCTCCCTGAAGATTCTCCTGAGGAGCTTCTCCTTCTCTTCGTCACCACTACCTCACATCTCGGGTGGTCCTTTGGTTTCAAGACCCTCTTGCCCTATTTTGGAGCATTCCCTGCATGTAATGTTCCAGAGTTTCGTTCACAAGTCCCTCCTTCTTGTTCTTAGGTGAGTTATCCCAGGGGATACGGGAGATATCCCATAACCTGGAAAGGTGCGCGGATACCCGGTCAAGAACAAGTACCGGGAAAGCTCCCAGGACAGGACTGGCCCCTTTCCTCAAAGATGAGAGAACCTCCATGGGAGCCCTCCCCTGCATCTCTCTCCCCATATGAGGACGGGTGAAGTTGTAGTAGAGGACCCAGCGCTGTGCCATGGCAAGGAACGATTTCCTGGAAGTCACCTGGGCAAGGTTCAGGGCATAGAACTCCTCATCATCAGTTCGGTGGGAACGTTCCACGAAGGTGTTCACCTTCTTCTCCCGGACGGGAGTCGAAAGGAGAGTCACTCCC is drawn from Candidatus Caldatribacterium sp. and contains these coding sequences:
- a CDS encoding NAD-dependent deacetylase, coding for MSWNPQEVAALLWERKPWLVLTGAGISTESGIPDFRTPQTGLWERYDPIEVLSREALFNRPQVFFGVGFRVLMRFKDACPNRAHEILAEWEKLGIVEAIVTQNIDGLHTEAGSQRVLEIHGHLRSGHCIMCRATFPISVLEEKVARGEIPPRCPCGGMIRPDVVLFGDMLPPSFEEATELAHRLPLLVIGSSLQVSPANFLPSYAPLLGIINLTPTPFDWKARFVIHERASKALEAIHEVLRSKFL
- a CDS encoding S1 RNA-binding domain-containing protein, whose product is MVEVGSIVEGKVVGITRFGAFVELEDGKRGLVHISEIAHHFVKDVNDYLKINDQVKVKVIGISPDGKIDLSIKRVNEDQEYLEKLERSRASFEQKMNRFLKQSQEKLSDLKRYQNGKKKR